A single genomic interval of Desertifilum tharense IPPAS B-1220 harbors:
- a CDS encoding TolC family protein: MRNFRYIFGVSVSAALALSSNNTDSAALNSLKNETLQPAPAIAQSQNPEASEILNPAPLLLAQATSPEPSGGALQPQLAVSEPERIQTPLLAAASPSPAVPVQPQIVVSPVSEAARVAEVAPVQAQAEVAPVQPQAEVAPVQAQAEVAPVQLQAEVTPVQPQNPASIASGTPPAQVPGVAPFAPERPSVSQSPDSLYLDPDTNPLLFPTRPEEVRLEGTQPLTLEQALELARRNNQELQVARLEYERSRAVVRQALAAEYPTLSLQGDASRQQSPGGQIAAAGSPPGGPNPDAPTNTLSGTLQLSYDLYTGGLRSANIRAAERQQRVTELEVERLGEQLRLDVTEDYYNLQEALEQIRIRQQSVNNALRSLQDAQALEQAGVGTRFAVLQAQVQFANEQQRLTEAIAQLRTARRQLARRLSIPQFVDLTAADPVQIAGRWELPLEDSIVLAFQNRAELEQQLVQRELNEAQRRAALSARNPRISLFANYNVLRTSSDDPLGTTGTGDGYTLGARVNWNLFDGGEARARVRQEEADIAIAETNFANNRNLVRLQVEQSYFELVSTFENIQTASIALEQAREALRLARLRFQAGVGTQTEVIDAETDLTLAEFNRIQAILGYNRSLARLQRAISNFPGLATAATP; encoded by the coding sequence ATGCGAAACTTCCGATATATTTTTGGTGTGAGTGTCAGTGCTGCTCTTGCTTTGAGTAGCAACAACACAGATTCGGCTGCGCTGAATTCTCTCAAAAACGAGACCCTTCAGCCAGCTCCTGCGATCGCTCAATCTCAGAACCCTGAAGCGAGCGAGATTTTAAATCCAGCGCCTCTGTTATTGGCGCAAGCAACCTCACCAGAACCCTCTGGAGGAGCGTTGCAACCCCAACTGGCGGTTTCAGAACCCGAACGGATTCAAACCCCATTGCTGGCAGCCGCTAGCCCGTCACCAGCCGTTCCCGTTCAGCCCCAGATAGTTGTCTCTCCAGTTTCAGAGGCCGCTAGGGTGGCTGAAGTGGCTCCCGTTCAAGCCCAAGCTGAAGTGGCTCCCGTTCAACCGCAAGCTGAAGTGGCTCCCGTTCAAGCCCAAGCTGAAGTGGCTCCCGTTCAACTGCAAGCTGAAGTTACCCCCGTTCAACCGCAAAATCCAGCATCTATCGCGTCAGGAACGCCGCCTGCTCAGGTACCGGGTGTAGCTCCCTTCGCCCCAGAACGCCCTAGCGTGTCTCAATCACCCGATTCGCTGTACCTCGATCCAGATACCAATCCTTTACTGTTTCCCACCCGACCGGAAGAGGTGCGTCTAGAGGGAACTCAACCCTTAACCCTCGAACAAGCGCTAGAGTTGGCCCGCCGGAATAATCAGGAGTTGCAGGTTGCTCGCCTAGAATACGAACGCTCTAGAGCAGTGGTGCGCCAAGCCCTAGCTGCGGAATACCCCACCCTGAGCTTACAAGGGGATGCCAGCCGACAACAATCTCCGGGCGGACAAATTGCGGCGGCGGGTTCTCCTCCTGGAGGCCCGAATCCGGATGCACCGACGAATACGCTCTCAGGGACATTGCAACTGAGTTATGACTTGTATACGGGGGGATTGCGATCGGCAAACATCCGAGCCGCCGAACGACAGCAGCGCGTCACTGAGTTAGAGGTGGAGCGTTTAGGCGAGCAGTTGCGCTTGGATGTGACTGAGGACTATTACAACTTGCAGGAGGCGTTAGAGCAAATTCGGATTCGCCAGCAGTCGGTGAATAATGCTTTACGCAGTTTGCAAGATGCTCAAGCTCTAGAGCAGGCTGGGGTTGGCACCCGGTTTGCGGTTCTGCAAGCCCAGGTGCAGTTTGCTAACGAGCAACAGCGGTTAACAGAGGCGATCGCTCAATTGCGAACCGCTCGCCGCCAATTAGCCCGCCGCCTGAGCATTCCCCAGTTTGTCGATCTCACCGCCGCCGATCCGGTACAAATTGCCGGCCGTTGGGAATTGCCGTTAGAAGATAGCATTGTTCTGGCGTTTCAAAATCGGGCCGAACTCGAACAGCAGTTGGTGCAGCGAGAGTTGAATGAAGCTCAACGTCGCGCTGCTTTGTCGGCTCGCAATCCCCGCATTAGCCTGTTTGCCAACTACAACGTGCTGAGAACTTCCTCAGATGACCCGTTGGGAACAACCGGAACGGGGGATGGTTATACGTTGGGAGCGCGGGTGAACTGGAACTTGTTTGATGGCGGTGAAGCCAGAGCCAGAGTCAGACAGGAAGAGGCAGATATTGCGATCGCGGAAACTAATTTCGCCAACAACCGCAATCTTGTCCGCCTGCAAGTGGAGCAATCTTACTTTGAGTTGGTTTCAACGTTTGAAAATATTCAAACTGCCTCGATTGCGCTTGAACAAGCCCGCGAAGCCTTGCGGCTAGCACGGTTGCGCTTCCAGGCAGGGGTTGGAACGCAAACTGAAGTGATTGATGCGGAGACGGATCTAACCTTGGCTGAATTTAACCGAATTCAAGCAATTTTGGGTTATAACCGCTCCCTGGCTCGTCTCCAACGCGCAATTAGTAACTTCCCCGGTTTGGCAACGGCCGCTACCCCATAA
- a CDS encoding DegT/DnrJ/EryC1/StrS aminotransferase family protein, giving the protein MNNIPPVDLKQQYEAIASEVAPVVLEVLASGRYIGGPVVEAFEAEFAQSVGTSECVACNSGTDALFLALRALDIGPGDEVITSPFTFIATAEAIILAGATPVFVDIEAQTFNLDLQQVEAAITPRTRALLPVHLFGQPVDMTRLMAIAQAHQLAVVEDCAQATGAEWAGQTVGSIGHVGCFSFFPTKNLGACGDGGAVTTHDPAIAAAVRMLREHGSKERYLHEAVGVNSRLDAIQAAILRAKLKHLPAWNQQRRQRAARYHELLQPLPHITCPQAPTGGVSTWNQYTIRVKSQSPDRDTVRNRLQAKGISSMVYYPLPLHLQPVYQNLGYQPGQFPVAEQACQEVLSLPMFPDLTEEQQLAVTYGLKDSLTLA; this is encoded by the coding sequence GTGAACAATATTCCTCCCGTTGATTTAAAGCAGCAGTACGAAGCGATCGCCTCAGAAGTGGCTCCCGTTGTGTTGGAGGTGCTGGCTTCTGGGCGCTATATTGGTGGGCCTGTCGTTGAAGCGTTTGAAGCCGAATTTGCTCAGTCGGTAGGAACTTCAGAGTGTGTCGCGTGCAATTCTGGCACCGATGCCTTATTTTTGGCGTTGCGGGCCTTGGATATTGGGCCGGGCGATGAGGTGATTACCTCGCCGTTTACGTTTATCGCCACCGCAGAAGCGATTATTTTGGCGGGTGCTACGCCCGTATTTGTGGATATTGAGGCGCAAACGTTTAATTTAGACCTGCAACAGGTTGAAGCGGCAATTACCCCTCGGACGCGAGCGCTGTTACCCGTTCACTTGTTTGGACAACCTGTAGATATGACCCGCTTGATGGCGATCGCCCAGGCGCATCAGTTGGCGGTGGTGGAAGATTGCGCCCAAGCTACGGGAGCAGAGTGGGCGGGGCAAACGGTGGGGAGTATCGGTCATGTGGGCTGTTTTAGCTTCTTCCCCACGAAGAATTTAGGCGCTTGCGGCGATGGTGGGGCGGTGACAACCCACGATCCGGCGATCGCGGCGGCGGTGAGAATGTTGCGCGAGCATGGCAGCAAGGAACGCTACCTGCACGAAGCAGTGGGGGTCAATTCCCGCTTAGATGCCATCCAAGCTGCGATTTTGCGGGCAAAGCTCAAACACCTGCCCGCCTGGAATCAGCAGCGCCGACAGCGGGCCGCCCGCTACCACGAACTCTTACAACCGCTTCCCCACATTACTTGCCCTCAAGCACCGACGGGGGGCGTTAGCACTTGGAACCAATACACAATTCGCGTTAAAAGTCAATCCCCCGATCGCGATACCGTTCGCAATCGGTTGCAGGCCAAAGGGATTAGTTCAATGGTGTATTATCCCTTACCCTTGCACTTACAACCCGTGTATCAAAATTTGGGCTATCAGCCCGGACAGTTCCCCGTTGCCGAACAAGCTTGTCAGGAAGTCCTGTCTTTACCGATGTTTCCCGACCTGACCGAAGAACAACAACTCGCAGTCACCTACGGCTTAAAAGACAGCCTGACGCTTGCCTAA
- a CDS encoding AarF/ABC1/UbiB kinase family protein, translated as MKHHPLQRLRVYDAEAIAQYYKYRPWLTLWRSIVAIWYFAGFILGLQIDKWTGQTEKRKLKRAVQLRTILTRLGPTYIKVGQALSTRPDLIRKDFLEELVKLQDQLPPFSTTEAFNILETELQQPIEAIYRELSPQPVAAASLGQVYKGRLHSGEEVAVKIQRPNLIPVITLDLALIRWCAGWLAPWLPLNLGHDLTLIVDEFGTKLFEEIDYLNEGRNAEKFATNFRDHPLIKIPVIYWRHSSKRVLTLEWIHGFKLTDTQQIEKNGLDTDTLITIGVTAGLQQLLEHGFFHADPHPGNLFALPPQCPVDGDRSPGKWFQGGRMAFIDFGMMDQLDELTKETLVDAVVHLINKDYVELAGDFVQLGFLTPETDIMPIVPALEAVLGDMMGESVRDFNFKTITDRFSELMYDYPFRVPAKFALIIRSLVTQEGIALSLNPNFKIVDVAYPYVSRRLLTGESPRLRRRLIEVLFKGGRFRWDRLEEMIAIARSDHSFDLLPTAQLGLNYLLSEEGKFLRSQLLLALTEDDRLHTEEVRRLWNLIKEDIEPSQLFNVALGALANFSREGAAALIPSMATFKS; from the coding sequence GTGAAGCACCATCCACTCCAGCGTTTAAGGGTTTATGACGCAGAGGCGATCGCTCAATACTACAAGTATCGTCCCTGGCTCACCCTCTGGCGAAGCATCGTCGCCATTTGGTACTTTGCTGGATTTATCCTCGGTTTACAAATCGACAAATGGACCGGCCAAACCGAGAAACGCAAACTCAAACGCGCCGTCCAACTCCGAACCATTCTCACGCGTTTAGGCCCAACCTACATCAAAGTCGGACAAGCCCTTTCTACCCGGCCCGACCTGATCCGCAAAGACTTTTTAGAAGAACTGGTCAAACTCCAAGACCAACTTCCCCCCTTTTCCACTACCGAAGCCTTCAACATTCTGGAAACCGAACTCCAGCAACCGATTGAGGCCATTTACCGCGAACTCTCGCCCCAACCCGTTGCTGCCGCCAGTTTGGGTCAAGTTTATAAAGGGCGACTGCATAGCGGCGAAGAAGTTGCCGTTAAGATCCAGCGTCCCAACCTCATCCCCGTCATCACCCTGGATCTCGCCTTAATTCGGTGGTGTGCGGGGTGGCTAGCGCCTTGGCTGCCCTTGAATTTAGGTCACGATCTGACCTTAATTGTCGATGAATTTGGTACCAAACTCTTTGAAGAGATCGACTATCTCAACGAGGGACGCAACGCCGAAAAATTCGCCACCAATTTCCGCGATCATCCCCTAATCAAAATCCCCGTCATTTACTGGCGTCACTCCTCCAAACGGGTTCTCACCCTAGAATGGATTCACGGGTTTAAGCTCACCGATACCCAACAAATCGAGAAAAATGGCTTAGATACCGATACCCTGATTACCATTGGCGTCACAGCCGGGTTGCAACAACTGCTCGAACACGGCTTTTTCCACGCCGATCCGCACCCCGGAAACCTGTTTGCCCTGCCCCCGCAATGTCCAGTTGATGGCGATCGCAGTCCGGGAAAATGGTTCCAAGGCGGACGGATGGCCTTTATTGACTTTGGGATGATGGATCAGTTGGACGAACTCACCAAAGAGACCTTGGTTGATGCTGTCGTTCACCTGATTAACAAGGACTACGTTGAGCTTGCAGGCGATTTTGTCCAATTAGGCTTTTTAACCCCTGAAACCGATATCATGCCCATTGTTCCGGCTCTGGAGGCGGTTTTAGGGGACATGATGGGCGAGAGCGTCCGCGACTTTAACTTCAAAACGATTACCGATCGCTTTTCGGAGTTGATGTACGACTATCCGTTCCGGGTTCCGGCCAAGTTTGCCTTAATTATCCGTTCTTTGGTGACACAAGAAGGGATTGCCCTGTCGCTGAATCCCAATTTTAAGATTGTCGATGTGGCTTATCCCTATGTGTCTCGCCGCCTCTTGACGGGCGAGTCTCCGCGACTGCGACGGCGGTTAATTGAGGTGCTGTTTAAAGGGGGCCGCTTCCGCTGGGATCGGCTAGAAGAGATGATTGCGATCGCCCGATCGGATCATTCCTTCGATCTGCTCCCTACTGCCCAACTCGGTTTAAACTATTTGCTGTCTGAAGAAGGGAAGTTTTTACGCTCTCAGCTATTGCTAGCCTTAACTGAAGACGATCGCCTGCATACCGAAGAAGTCCGTCGCCTGTGGAACTTGATTAAAGAAGATATCGAACCCTCGCAACTGTTTAACGTAGCGTTGGGGGCATTGGCGAACTTTTCTAGAGAAGGGGCGGCCGCTTTAATTCCCTCAATGGCCACTTTCAAGTCATGA
- a CDS encoding PAS domain S-box protein, which yields MLSFGPAARPACELQGGIISSPHFQHPETLLSQLPGLVYQGYFHPEGYIEFTYLSAGCKTLLGLEAAELIANPHLLTERLPPDRRQSFIKTLQTAQQQPQFWEWEGCFVTSEGKVKWLTFCAIPEAQPSGKILWQGWMADITYTMQLELAVQRSKTRFAQLVANVPAVIYQYRQGADRSDTLTYISPYIRDLLGINPDSLLQGQDPFRRFVHPEDFDSWQSAIAHSATTLSQLHWEGRLIDTSGEIKWVNTTSRPKQQVNGDILWDGALIDISDRKHAEIALSNSEQKYRSLYDSMNEGVMLCEMLYDLAGNPTDYRILEVNPAYEDIIGMKREQAVGTYASQLEGIGEIAYLEQFARVAQTGEAIAFEAYSEALDKDFRICAFATAPHQFAILFEDITQRKLTEVQLEQTVKQRTQQLQDTIAQLQSEIQVREQVEGALRQSQTQLANLLESITDGFFAVNREGQFTYLNHSGEQILHRSQTEVLGQSLWEVFPEWRGSQLEGAIAEAIATGKLATFEICTLAERQWLEVRIYPSDEGLSVFFHDITQQKHAQAAIHQAQEHFQKLAENVPGMLYQFVLTPDGNTKFSFVSAGSQEVYELTPQQIYENGQLLLDAVDPEDRATFVQTVAFSQQNLSPWRWEGRIWTPSGKMKWISGASRPEKTSEGEIFWDGIVTDITPNKLAEAELLKQHQRSQLLAEITVKIRQSLQIEEILQTTVTEVLRILNCDRVLIYQLLPDGGGVVTSEATSGDCQSILGETITDPCFHNRYLEAYRQGRVRAIADLDNCDVQPCHVELLKKFQVKANLVVPILQREDLWGLLIAHQCTTTRDWTAFEQELLQQLANQVGIALAQAQLLEQYMKTSQQLAKQNIILEQALVSLQNTQTQLVQSEKMASLGQLVAGVAHEINNPVSFIYGNLSHARQYFHDLLDLLHLYQHHYPEPVPEIADTIEELDLDFITADLQNLLKSMNVGTKRIREIVESLRNFSRLDEAECKAVNLHEGIDNTLLILQHRLRANPERSDITIHKDYAALPPIRCYAGHLNQVFMNLLANAIDALEEKLRSTHATFEPTITIQTSVLDSVPSAVAIRISDNGIGMEPETQQRLFDPFFTTKPIGRGTGLGLSISHSIVVERHGGQITVQSERGRGTTFEIVLPWDES from the coding sequence ATGTTATCTTTTGGACCCGCTGCCCGTCCTGCTTGCGAACTTCAAGGGGGTATCATTTCCTCACCCCACTTTCAACACCCTGAAACCCTCCTGTCTCAATTGCCCGGACTCGTTTACCAGGGCTACTTTCACCCAGAAGGATACATCGAATTTACCTACCTCAGCGCGGGTTGTAAAACATTACTAGGACTCGAAGCCGCAGAACTGATTGCCAACCCCCACCTGTTAACCGAACGCCTACCGCCCGATCGCCGCCAGTCCTTTATTAAAACCCTGCAAACTGCTCAACAGCAACCGCAATTCTGGGAATGGGAAGGATGTTTTGTTACTTCAGAAGGGAAAGTCAAATGGCTAACCTTTTGTGCCATTCCAGAAGCCCAACCTTCCGGGAAAATTTTATGGCAGGGTTGGATGGCAGACATTACCTATACCATGCAGCTAGAGTTAGCGGTACAGCGGTCTAAAACCCGCTTTGCTCAATTAGTGGCGAACGTTCCCGCCGTCATTTACCAATATCGGCAAGGGGCAGACCGCAGCGATACGTTAACCTATATTAGCCCTTATATTCGCGACTTATTAGGCATCAATCCCGATAGCTTGTTACAAGGACAAGACCCTTTTCGGCGGTTCGTGCATCCGGAAGACTTTGATTCTTGGCAAAGCGCGATCGCCCATTCTGCCACCACTTTATCGCAACTGCACTGGGAGGGCCGCCTGATCGATACCTCCGGCGAGATTAAATGGGTCAACACCACCTCGCGACCCAAACAACAGGTGAATGGGGATATCCTGTGGGATGGGGCCTTAATTGATATTAGCGATCGCAAACACGCCGAAATTGCCCTAAGTAACAGCGAACAGAAATATCGTTCCCTCTACGACAGCATGAACGAAGGGGTAATGTTATGCGAAATGCTCTACGATCTAGCAGGCAACCCCACCGACTATCGCATCCTAGAGGTTAACCCCGCCTACGAAGACATTATTGGCATGAAGCGCGAACAAGCCGTGGGAACCTATGCCTCACAATTAGAGGGGATTGGAGAAATTGCCTATCTTGAACAATTTGCCCGCGTTGCCCAAACTGGGGAAGCGATCGCCTTTGAAGCCTATTCTGAAGCCTTAGACAAAGATTTTCGCATCTGCGCCTTTGCCACCGCCCCTCACCAGTTTGCCATCCTCTTTGAAGACATTACCCAGCGCAAACTCACCGAAGTCCAACTCGAACAAACCGTTAAACAGCGCACCCAGCAATTGCAAGATACCATTGCTCAACTGCAATCGGAAATTCAGGTGCGCGAACAAGTTGAAGGGGCTTTACGCCAATCGCAAACGCAACTGGCTAACCTTTTAGAAAGCATCACCGATGGCTTCTTTGCCGTCAACCGCGAGGGACAATTTACCTATCTCAACCATTCCGGCGAGCAAATTTTACACCGTTCTCAGACAGAAGTCCTCGGACAAAGCCTATGGGAGGTTTTTCCAGAATGGCGCGGTTCGCAATTGGAAGGCGCGATCGCAGAAGCGATCGCCACCGGTAAATTAGCCACCTTTGAAATTTGTACCTTAGCCGAGCGTCAATGGCTAGAAGTCCGCATCTATCCCTCCGACGAGGGCTTATCCGTCTTCTTCCACGACATTACCCAACAAAAACACGCCCAAGCCGCCATTCACCAGGCGCAAGAACACTTTCAAAAACTGGCGGAAAACGTTCCGGGGATGCTGTACCAGTTCGTGTTAACCCCGGATGGTAATACCAAATTCTCCTTTGTCAGCGCCGGTTCCCAAGAGGTGTACGAACTCACCCCCCAACAAATCTATGAAAATGGTCAACTGTTATTAGATGCAGTCGATCCCGAAGATCGCGCCACCTTTGTGCAAACCGTCGCCTTCTCGCAACAAAATCTCTCGCCCTGGCGTTGGGAAGGTCGGATTTGGACGCCGAGTGGCAAAATGAAATGGATTAGCGGGGCTTCTCGTCCAGAAAAGACAAGCGAGGGCGAAATTTTTTGGGATGGGATTGTTACCGACATTACCCCCAACAAACTCGCAGAAGCCGAACTCCTCAAACAGCATCAGCGATCGCAACTGCTGGCCGAAATCACCGTTAAAATCCGCCAATCCCTGCAAATTGAAGAAATCTTGCAAACCACCGTCACCGAGGTATTGCGAATTCTCAATTGCGATCGCGTCTTAATTTACCAACTGCTGCCCGATGGCGGAGGCGTCGTCACCTCCGAAGCCACCTCCGGCGACTGTCAGTCCATTTTGGGAGAAACGATTACCGATCCGTGCTTCCACAACCGCTATTTAGAAGCATATCGCCAAGGACGCGTTAGAGCGATCGCCGATTTAGATAACTGCGACGTGCAACCCTGTCATGTCGAACTTCTCAAAAAATTCCAAGTCAAAGCCAACCTCGTCGTTCCCATCCTCCAACGCGAAGATCTGTGGGGACTCCTCATCGCCCATCAATGTACCACCACCCGCGACTGGACCGCCTTTGAACAGGAATTGCTGCAACAACTGGCGAACCAAGTCGGAATTGCCCTCGCCCAGGCGCAACTCCTCGAACAATACATGAAAACCTCTCAGCAACTCGCCAAACAAAACATCATCCTCGAACAAGCCTTAGTCAGCCTGCAAAATACCCAAACCCAACTGGTTCAAAGCGAAAAAATGGCAAGTTTGGGGCAACTGGTGGCTGGAGTCGCCCATGAAATCAACAATCCTGTTAGCTTCATTTATGGCAACCTATCCCACGCCCGCCAATACTTCCACGATCTGCTAGATCTGTTGCATCTTTATCAACACCACTATCCCGAACCCGTTCCCGAAATTGCCGACACGATTGAAGAACTCGATCTCGACTTTATCACCGCCGATCTGCAAAACCTGCTGAAATCGATGAATGTCGGCACCAAGCGCATCCGCGAGATTGTCGAATCGTTGCGAAACTTCTCGCGCCTTGATGAAGCCGAATGCAAAGCGGTGAATTTACACGAAGGCATCGATAACACCCTCTTGATTCTTCAGCATCGCCTGCGGGCTAATCCAGAACGGTCTGACATTACAATCCATAAAGATTATGCCGCCCTACCCCCCATACGCTGTTACGCCGGACACCTCAATCAGGTGTTTATGAATTTGCTGGCGAATGCTATTGATGCCTTAGAAGAAAAGTTGCGTAGCACTCATGCAACCTTTGAACCCACCATTACCATCCAAACATCGGTGTTAGACTCGGTACCGTCCGCTGTGGCAATCCGCATTAGCGATAATGGCATTGGCATGGAACCCGAAACGCAGCAACGCCTCTTCGATCCATTTTTTACCACAAAACCCATCGGTCGCGGTACGGGCTTGGGATTGTCGATTTCTCACTCGATTGTGGTAGAGCGGCACGGCGGACAGATAACGGTACAATCTGAACGGGGTCGAGGCACAACTTTTGAAATTGTTCTCCCCTGGGATGAAAGTTAA
- the psbP gene encoding photosystem II reaction center PsbP translates to MGQRLVLVLIMILGLSLGGCVATGVGLQSYVDAEDGYEFLYPNGWVPVEVRSGPDVVFRDLVERSENVSLMMSPVPKDRLLQDLGDATEVGYRLSKSAIAPPDSGRVAELVSAESRQAKGKTYYLLEYAVKLKEGGERHNFASVAISRGKLFTFNLSTTERRWQKAQETFRQAVESFSVY, encoded by the coding sequence ATGGGTCAGCGACTGGTTTTAGTATTGATAATGATACTGGGCCTGAGTCTGGGTGGCTGCGTCGCTACTGGGGTGGGGTTGCAAAGTTATGTGGATGCGGAAGATGGTTATGAGTTTCTTTATCCGAATGGTTGGGTTCCGGTAGAGGTGCGTTCTGGGCCGGATGTGGTGTTTCGCGATTTGGTGGAACGCAGTGAGAATGTATCGCTGATGATGAGTCCGGTACCGAAGGATCGATTGTTACAAGATTTAGGCGATGCAACTGAAGTGGGGTATCGTTTGAGTAAAAGCGCGATCGCACCTCCCGATTCTGGGCGCGTTGCTGAGTTAGTCAGTGCAGAGTCGCGACAAGCCAAGGGCAAGACCTATTACCTGTTAGAATACGCCGTCAAGCTCAAAGAGGGGGGAGAACGGCATAATTTTGCTAGCGTCGCCATCAGCCGGGGCAAACTGTTTACGTTTAACCTATCCACCACAGAACGCCGTTGGCAAAAAGCCCAAGAGACGTTTAGGCAAGCTGTGGAATCGTTTTCAGTGTATTAA
- a CDS encoding nucleoside triphosphate pyrophosphatase encodes MRVDLPQLVLASASPARLRLLQTAGFSPQVRVSDFDESQVQLSHPEALVNQLATAKAEMVIQSLETDLAHALVLGCDSVLAVDGEIHGKPKDSTEAIARWQRLRGNCGELYTGHALIDLGRSTRIVRAQVTQVYFAHISDRTIEAYVRTQEPLKCAGAFALEGYGGLFVEKIVGCHSNVIGLSLPLFRQMLEQIGYEVTNFWETSL; translated from the coding sequence ATGCGTGTCGATCTTCCTCAACTGGTATTAGCTTCTGCCTCTCCGGCGCGGTTGCGCTTGTTGCAAACGGCGGGATTTTCTCCCCAAGTGCGGGTTAGCGATTTTGATGAGTCGCAAGTTCAGTTAAGCCATCCCGAAGCATTGGTGAACCAGCTAGCCACCGCTAAAGCGGAAATGGTGATTCAGTCGCTAGAGACAGATTTAGCCCATGCTTTAGTGTTGGGATGCGATTCGGTTTTGGCCGTTGATGGCGAGATTCATGGTAAGCCAAAAGATAGCACGGAGGCGATCGCCCGTTGGCAAAGGTTGCGGGGAAATTGTGGCGAACTCTATACGGGCCATGCCTTAATTGATTTAGGACGATCGACTCGGATTGTCCGCGCCCAAGTGACGCAGGTTTATTTTGCCCATATTAGCGATCGCACGATTGAAGCCTACGTTCGCACCCAAGAACCCCTCAAGTGTGCGGGGGCTTTTGCGCTAGAGGGTTATGGCGGATTATTTGTCGAAAAGATTGTGGGCTGTCATAGTAATGTTATTGGTTTAAGTTTGCCCTTATTTCGACAAATGCTAGAGCAGATCGGGTATGAGGTCACAAATTTTTGGGAAACCTCTCTGTAA
- a CDS encoding serine/threonine-protein kinase, with the protein MHKNHASGGQLLNFNREVQHPSQLGQLCGSDRLFRDRYAIHRLLGRGGFGVTFLAQDITQPESPYCVIKQLFPKASDEAALKRARKCFAREAKTLHQLGNHSQIPALFDYFEAEGEFYLVQEYVEGMTLTKEIRRYGTFSETKVKLFLSEILPLLQFIHYQGVIHRDIKPPNILRRQSDRKLVLIDFGAVKEKLAETTAALDQQTTTTSTNFVGTLGFAPPEQLSLRPVYGSDLYALGITCIYLLTGRTPLQLQTNPETGEICWRNFIQVGDYLAEIIDKLIKPSTRERYRSAKEALHTLDLEGHIDSLANCMMTKPLSGKESRPPVEEPGQYLPPAVRTAIAIRNRLARMKQNRPSW; encoded by the coding sequence ATGCACAAGAATCACGCTTCTGGCGGTCAGTTGCTCAATTTTAACCGGGAAGTGCAACACCCCTCGCAACTCGGTCAACTGTGCGGGTCCGATCGACTATTTCGCGATCGCTATGCCATTCATCGGTTATTAGGGCGCGGGGGGTTTGGTGTAACTTTTTTGGCACAAGATATCACGCAGCCAGAGTCTCCCTACTGCGTGATTAAACAACTGTTTCCCAAAGCCAGCGATGAGGCGGCGCTGAAACGGGCGAGAAAGTGCTTTGCAAGGGAAGCCAAAACCCTGCACCAATTAGGCAACCACAGCCAAATTCCGGCGTTATTTGATTATTTTGAGGCCGAGGGCGAATTTTATCTGGTGCAAGAGTATGTTGAAGGAATGACCCTCACCAAGGAAATACGGCGATATGGGACATTCTCGGAAACTAAGGTGAAGCTATTCTTAAGCGAGATTTTGCCCCTATTGCAATTTATCCATTATCAAGGGGTGATCCATCGCGATATTAAGCCCCCCAATATTCTCCGCCGTCAGAGCGATCGCAAGTTAGTTTTAATTGATTTTGGGGCCGTTAAAGAAAAATTAGCCGAAACCACAGCAGCTTTAGATCAACAAACAACCACAACTTCAACGAATTTCGTCGGAACTCTAGGCTTTGCGCCTCCCGAACAGTTGTCCTTGCGTCCGGTGTATGGCAGCGATCTTTACGCATTAGGAATTACCTGCATTTACCTATTAACCGGAAGAACGCCCTTACAACTGCAAACCAATCCGGAAACCGGGGAAATTTGCTGGCGTAATTTTATCCAAGTGGGCGATTATTTAGCCGAAATTATCGATAAACTCATTAAACCTTCGACGCGAGAACGCTATCGGTCTGCTAAAGAAGCCTTGCACACTTTAGATTTAGAAGGTCACATCGACAGTTTAGCCAATTGCATGATGACTAAACCCCTTTCCGGGAAAGAATCTCGCCCCCCCGTAGAAGAACCCGGACAATATCTCCCCCCTGCGGTAAGAACTGCGATCGCAATCCGCAATCGCCTCGCCCGAATGAAGCAAAATAGACCTTCATGGTAG